One part of the Sorangiineae bacterium MSr11954 genome encodes these proteins:
- a CDS encoding ATP-grasp domain-containing protein, with translation MSSTSGLLLIVDYNLSRIDDVIHMRNYARDRYGAGTALIRANPTAIDAEICDEVIDLDPLRSDFAEVGAKLLGGRRGDFKAGIVFSDNAVESGAALLERLGLPVDSAELAAGAFCKYQYRLSEARYRALLEAQRLMVPDFTKVTSMDDLHAFAAKHPNGFVIKPMKEGNNRGVVLVRAGGDRRAAFAEVSPYLAGGVICEQIIPYRREYSFDGLGQSFFITEKISATGRYPVEVAQVLPARLTEKERTTIQRAGKQVNWLVGQCDGPFHNEIKLSDDGTRAAVVEPNRRPGGMKIWSLARWVYGIDFYHRWIDSAFGATPPLTLPEPLCSAATVMLGIQSDRVFSTDDLAAGAKPFEDAVAATADYYGLKSGELSIKEFAWLSTKRRQLHGVPRDNADFAAQACIVLNSTRIDIRDVVATLREKWLVALDNSYARVEQAASM, from the coding sequence ATGTCGTCAACATCAGGGTTGCTGCTTATCGTCGATTACAACCTGAGCCGCATCGATGACGTCATTCACATGCGCAACTACGCGCGCGATCGCTATGGTGCTGGGACGGCGCTGATCCGCGCGAATCCAACGGCGATCGACGCGGAGATCTGCGACGAGGTGATCGATCTCGATCCTCTGCGGAGCGATTTCGCGGAGGTCGGAGCGAAGCTGCTCGGCGGGCGGCGTGGCGACTTCAAAGCAGGAATCGTCTTCTCGGACAACGCCGTGGAGAGCGGCGCCGCGCTCCTCGAGCGCCTGGGCTTGCCGGTCGACTCGGCGGAGCTCGCGGCCGGCGCGTTCTGCAAATACCAGTATCGCCTCAGCGAGGCGCGCTACCGCGCGCTGCTCGAGGCCCAGCGCCTGATGGTCCCCGACTTCACCAAAGTCACCTCGATGGATGACCTCCACGCCTTCGCCGCGAAGCACCCCAATGGCTTCGTCATCAAGCCGATGAAGGAAGGGAACAACCGCGGCGTGGTGCTGGTGCGCGCGGGCGGCGATCGCCGGGCGGCCTTCGCGGAGGTCTCGCCCTACCTCGCCGGCGGCGTCATCTGCGAGCAGATCATCCCGTATCGCCGCGAGTACTCCTTCGACGGCCTCGGCCAATCGTTCTTCATCACCGAGAAGATCAGCGCGACGGGCCGTTATCCGGTCGAGGTGGCGCAGGTGCTCCCGGCGAGGCTCACCGAGAAGGAGCGCACCACCATCCAGCGCGCGGGCAAGCAGGTCAACTGGCTCGTCGGCCAGTGCGACGGCCCCTTCCACAACGAGATCAAGTTGAGCGACGACGGCACGCGCGCGGCGGTCGTCGAGCCGAATCGGCGGCCGGGTGGCATGAAGATTTGGTCGCTGGCGCGCTGGGTCTACGGCATCGACTTCTATCACCGCTGGATCGACTCGGCCTTCGGCGCGACGCCGCCCCTCACCTTGCCCGAGCCCCTCTGCTCGGCCGCCACCGTGATGCTGGGGATCCAGAGCGATCGGGTCTTCTCGACCGACGATCTCGCGGCGGGCGCGAAGCCCTTCGAAGACGCCGTGGCGGCCACCGCCGATTACTACGGCCTGAAATCGGGGGAGCTGAGCATCAAAGAGTTCGCCTGGCTGTCGACGAAACGGCGGCAGCTGCACGGCGTCCCCCGCGACAATGCCGACTTCGCGGCGCAGGCATGCATCGTCTTGAATTCGACGCGGATTGACATCCGCGACGTGGTGGCGACCTTGCGAGAGAAGTGGCTGGTCGCGCTGGACAATAGCTACGCACGCGTCGAGCAAGCTGCCTCGATGTGA
- a CDS encoding ATP-grasp domain-containing protein, with product MTVWEGYRHLMALANSLLGVPDLGEPLIHALRNKLALRNRLADASLSHVRATALTRESLETLKQSERRYFVKPVSGIASYGAFPLRPETQWSELEQIVKDAARDTVYASAFGEGLSFLAEDYLPGREFSFEVIVTDGDAHVVAIHEKCELTEVGGTVLENCCTSPPISASPQECADGMRWVRAVLSHLDARWGCFHIEARHHESRWDLIEVNPRVGGSLISHSVKAMTGTHGMLELWLDTLLAYAKDDAAARSELRARLKSISFTDDGSSSVSDATFFRVYFAEQGTIKQIALREQPDKPVVSHILLKAGDTIDSTSREVFLGQLLWKLPLAERAERLPRLLRTSEEAIEIHYDV from the coding sequence ATGACCGTCTGGGAGGGCTATCGCCACTTGATGGCGCTCGCCAATTCGCTGCTCGGTGTTCCCGACCTCGGAGAGCCTCTGATTCATGCGCTCCGGAACAAGCTCGCGTTGCGCAACCGCCTGGCCGACGCGAGCTTGTCCCACGTCCGCGCCACGGCGCTCACCCGGGAATCCCTGGAGACCCTCAAGCAGAGTGAGCGCCGTTATTTCGTCAAGCCCGTGAGCGGCATCGCCTCGTACGGCGCGTTTCCGTTGCGACCGGAGACCCAGTGGTCGGAGCTCGAGCAAATCGTGAAGGACGCCGCGCGTGACACAGTCTACGCATCGGCCTTCGGCGAAGGCCTGTCCTTCCTCGCGGAAGACTACTTGCCCGGGCGCGAGTTCAGCTTCGAGGTCATCGTCACGGACGGAGACGCGCACGTCGTCGCCATCCACGAGAAATGCGAGCTCACGGAGGTCGGCGGGACCGTGCTCGAAAATTGCTGCACGAGCCCGCCCATCAGCGCGAGCCCGCAGGAGTGCGCCGACGGCATGCGCTGGGTTCGAGCGGTGCTGTCGCACCTCGATGCGCGCTGGGGGTGCTTCCACATCGAGGCTCGCCACCACGAGTCGCGGTGGGATCTCATCGAGGTCAACCCGCGCGTCGGCGGGAGCCTGATTTCGCACAGCGTGAAGGCGATGACCGGCACGCACGGCATGCTGGAGCTATGGCTCGACACGCTCCTCGCGTACGCGAAGGACGACGCGGCGGCGCGGAGCGAGCTCCGCGCGCGATTGAAGAGCATCTCGTTCACGGACGACGGCTCGTCCTCCGTATCGGACGCCACGTTCTTCCGCGTGTACTTCGCCGAACAGGGCACGATCAAGCAGATCGCCCTTCGCGAACAGCCCGACAAGCCCGTCGTCTCGCACATCCTGCTCAAGGCCGGCGACACGATCGACTCCACGTCGCGCGAGGTCTTCCTCGGGCAGCTCCTGTGGAAGCTGCCGCTGGCAGAACGCGCGGAACGGCTGCCTCGGTTGTTGCGAACCTCGGAAGAGGCCATCGAGATCCACTACGACGTTTGA
- a CDS encoding ATP-grasp domain-containing protein: protein MNILILHRVPYPRIEYHRGIDHTLHDVTYFGKREIIASLPPDLRCTAVERPGKLSALEEARAWLTEHPQDFDRVISMSEYELLDAARLREWLGVEGAPVGQVMLARDKVLMKGAVARSGLRVPRFLPLSELIRQDGKAPWSGSTVLKPHSGASSVDVVVFDDPSKVHAAIAGKRTGVAELDRDGADLSLFEVEEFIDGPILHFDGLVEQGKILTLTASEYIGTCLEYARGLPIGSYQIELSEEMEAWVARALDAVDIHNGSFHLEAIVDRQGERVFLEVGNRVGGADVVPTFEMATGIHLPSQELRILLQDTVEGTLPAPPKDRRWFGWFAFPGHHLGGHLFMGFDGAGSFRGSSSAVTWHELSIGKPLPTNITYSAHEAPLAGIVGTSSPAETRRWIVRLFQSLRMRTASPHITRGGGDSSISKAPLGSS, encoded by the coding sequence ATGAACATCCTCATCCTTCATCGCGTACCGTATCCTCGTATCGAGTACCACCGCGGTATCGATCACACGTTGCACGACGTGACTTACTTCGGTAAGCGCGAAATCATCGCCAGCCTGCCGCCCGATCTTCGCTGCACCGCGGTCGAGCGCCCGGGAAAGCTCTCCGCGCTGGAAGAAGCCCGCGCCTGGCTGACCGAGCATCCGCAGGATTTCGACCGGGTCATCTCCATGTCCGAGTACGAGCTGCTCGACGCCGCGCGCTTGCGCGAGTGGTTGGGGGTCGAAGGCGCCCCCGTGGGTCAGGTCATGCTGGCCCGCGACAAGGTGCTCATGAAGGGCGCCGTCGCGCGCTCCGGGCTGCGCGTACCGCGGTTTTTGCCCTTGTCGGAGCTTATCCGCCAAGACGGCAAGGCGCCGTGGTCCGGCTCGACGGTGCTGAAGCCGCACAGCGGCGCGTCGAGCGTCGACGTGGTGGTGTTCGACGATCCCTCGAAGGTCCACGCCGCGATCGCCGGCAAGCGCACGGGCGTCGCCGAGCTGGATCGGGATGGCGCAGATCTCTCCCTCTTCGAGGTCGAAGAGTTCATCGACGGACCGATTTTGCACTTCGATGGTCTGGTGGAGCAGGGAAAGATACTTACGTTGACCGCCAGTGAATACATCGGCACGTGCCTGGAGTACGCGCGCGGCCTTCCGATTGGGTCCTACCAGATCGAGCTGTCCGAGGAGATGGAAGCGTGGGTCGCCCGCGCGCTGGACGCCGTCGACATCCACAACGGCAGCTTCCACCTGGAGGCCATCGTCGATCGCCAAGGCGAGAGGGTGTTCCTCGAGGTCGGCAATCGGGTGGGCGGCGCCGACGTGGTGCCGACGTTCGAGATGGCGACCGGTATCCACCTCCCCTCGCAAGAACTGCGAATTCTGCTCCAGGACACGGTGGAGGGTACGCTCCCTGCGCCGCCCAAGGACCGGCGGTGGTTCGGATGGTTCGCGTTTCCCGGGCACCACCTGGGCGGGCACCTGTTCATGGGGTTCGACGGCGCCGGCTCGTTCCGCGGGAGCAGCTCCGCGGTCACCTGGCACGAGCTCTCCATCGGGAAACCGCTCCCGACCAATATCACGTACTCCGCCCACGAAGCCCCGCTGGCCGGTATCGTCGGGACCAGCAGCCCGGCCGAGACGCGCCGCTGGATCGTTCGACTCTTCCAATCTCTCAGAATGCGCACGGCTAGCCCGCACATCACGCGAGGCGGCGGCGACTCGAGTATTTCCAAGGCGCCACTTGGAAGCTCATGA
- a CDS encoding 2Fe-2S iron-sulfur cluster-binding protein, which yields MVLHRLTLLPQGVDILLPSGSPLTDIEYETPERYIPFGCRSGACGACIVEVLEGLDVLGEAGDEELDFLEDLGRADGKHRLACQCRLLGPATVRVD from the coding sequence ATGGTATTGCATAGATTGACCTTGCTCCCGCAAGGTGTCGACATTCTGCTGCCGTCCGGTTCACCGCTGACGGACATCGAATACGAAACGCCGGAGAGGTACATCCCTTTCGGCTGCCGCTCGGGCGCCTGTGGCGCTTGCATCGTCGAAGTTTTGGAAGGCCTCGATGTATTGGGAGAAGCGGGGGACGAGGAGCTCGATTTTCTCGAAGATTTAGGTCGCGCAGACGGCAAGCACCGCCTGGCTTGTCAATGCCGTCTACTTGGTCCCGCGACCGTTCGCGTCGATTGA
- a CDS encoding iron-containing redox enzyme family protein, translating to MSTLTNTNTDTLRCNTLEGQMEINSFHLRALAPPEEFHVVPLADEQIRILQLEEQWNAYEESRIDLTGLPTDADGFDQWYIALRQKHRREVAPFFEFLADRSSPAQLAFFVALEAHVDGRFDDIIALSQLGMSGDMKLALAENFWDEMGLGELEEMHTRIFGRSAPYFYEQLNGLDVAAHMPAAAVKNGNLLLMYAARRQHVGRLLGVLTLLEQTVPYRFTKMLKGMRRHNVPKEHTYYHDLHVGVDANHGKQLVARVLLPLARKNPKIIRELCIGCLIRYEVEKDYYAGAQAVMDTVLSQGAAA from the coding sequence ATGAGCACACTGACGAACACGAATACGGACACGTTGCGCTGCAATACCCTCGAAGGGCAGATGGAGATCAACTCGTTCCACTTGAGGGCGCTCGCTCCGCCGGAGGAGTTCCACGTGGTCCCCTTGGCGGACGAGCAAATCCGCATTCTGCAGCTGGAAGAACAGTGGAACGCCTACGAGGAGTCGCGCATCGACCTGACCGGCCTCCCCACCGACGCCGATGGCTTCGATCAGTGGTACATCGCGCTCCGTCAAAAGCACCGCCGCGAAGTGGCGCCCTTCTTCGAGTTCTTGGCCGACCGCTCGTCGCCGGCGCAATTGGCGTTCTTCGTCGCCCTGGAGGCGCACGTGGACGGCCGCTTCGACGACATCATCGCCCTCTCCCAGCTCGGGATGAGCGGGGACATGAAGCTCGCGCTGGCCGAGAACTTCTGGGACGAGATGGGGCTGGGCGAGCTCGAGGAGATGCACACGCGCATCTTCGGGCGCTCGGCACCGTACTTCTACGAGCAGCTCAATGGCCTGGACGTGGCGGCGCATATGCCGGCTGCCGCGGTCAAGAACGGCAACCTCTTGCTGATGTACGCGGCCCGCCGCCAGCACGTGGGGCGCCTGCTGGGCGTGCTGACGTTGCTCGAGCAGACCGTGCCCTACCGCTTCACCAAGATGCTCAAAGGCATGCGCCGGCACAACGTGCCCAAGGAGCACACGTATTACCACGATCTGCACGTCGGGGTGGACGCGAACCACGGCAAGCAGCTGGTGGCGCGGGTCCTCCTGCCCCTGGCGCGGAAGAACCCGAAGATCATCCGCGAGCTCTGCATCGGCTGCTTGATCCGATACGAGGTCGAAAAAGATTACTACGCCGGCGCGCAAGCCGTCATGGACAC